One Mailhella massiliensis DNA segment encodes these proteins:
- a CDS encoding sigma-54-dependent Fis family transcriptional regulator produces the protein MSEHDFSLSSPEPFLEGLYHVVGTLEPGLPFREALSRVLAAISRDMPFTRAHIVVQHPENGRLHLSMAEGKTCVPHLTYAPGRGITGQVFSSGKPIIVECMKDHPDFQNRLFERSDEELRSLAFLCVPVISRERPAEGGGARPVVVGTLSADTPRAKASELALRCRFLEIVAALLGHQVACLQEDMLRESGHYTRQDDAPLPSELRNMPSIVVSSQSMNHVLHHVAQVAPSGTTVLLRGESGSGKELMASAIHQCSSRSAGPFVKLNCAALPADLVEGELFGWQKGAFTGAQQARRGVFEQASSGTLFLDEIGDLSLPAQAKVLRAIQEGEITRLGSEKAVKVDVRLICATHQPLEKLVEQGLFREDLYYRINVFPLFLPPLRERKDDILPLAEHFLHLFARRHGREAQSLSPQAADALTAWRWPGNVRELQNVMERAVLLCEGDTVHPCHLPRELRSGEAELIAGSPHAAPLGFHEEVGLLEKTRLEEALARSGGNIHQAARDIDITYRIFYYKMKKYGIDYRRFLAR, from the coding sequence ATGTCCGAGCACGATTTTTCCCTTTCTTCGCCGGAGCCCTTTCTCGAGGGTCTGTACCACGTCGTCGGCACTCTCGAACCGGGTCTGCCCTTCAGGGAGGCCCTTTCCCGCGTGCTTGCCGCCATTTCCCGAGATATGCCCTTCACCCGGGCGCACATCGTGGTGCAGCACCCGGAAAACGGCAGACTCCACCTTTCCATGGCCGAGGGAAAGACCTGCGTGCCTCACCTTACCTATGCCCCGGGCAGGGGCATCACCGGGCAGGTCTTTTCCTCCGGCAAACCCATCATCGTGGAATGCATGAAGGACCACCCCGACTTTCAGAACCGCCTTTTTGAACGCAGTGACGAGGAGCTGCGTTCCCTGGCCTTTCTGTGCGTACCCGTCATCTCCCGCGAACGCCCGGCCGAAGGCGGCGGGGCCAGGCCCGTCGTCGTGGGCACGCTGAGCGCCGACACCCCCCGGGCAAAAGCCTCCGAACTTGCGCTGCGCTGCCGCTTTCTGGAAATCGTGGCCGCGCTGCTGGGGCATCAGGTAGCCTGCCTGCAGGAAGACATGCTGCGCGAAAGCGGGCACTACACCCGGCAGGACGACGCCCCCCTGCCTTCCGAGCTTCGGAACATGCCCTCCATCGTGGTGAGTTCCCAGAGCATGAATCATGTGCTGCACCATGTGGCGCAGGTGGCGCCGAGCGGCACCACCGTGCTGCTGCGCGGGGAATCGGGTTCGGGCAAGGAACTCATGGCCTCGGCCATCCATCAGTGCAGTTCCCGATCTGCGGGGCCCTTCGTCAAGCTCAACTGCGCGGCCCTGCCCGCCGACCTTGTGGAGGGCGAACTCTTCGGCTGGCAGAAGGGGGCCTTCACCGGGGCGCAGCAGGCGCGGCGCGGGGTGTTCGAACAGGCCTCTTCGGGCACGCTCTTTCTGGACGAAATAGGCGACCTTTCCCTGCCCGCGCAGGCCAAGGTGCTGCGCGCCATACAGGAAGGAGAAATCACCAGACTCGGCAGTGAAAAGGCCGTGAAGGTGGACGTCCGCCTTATCTGCGCCACGCATCAGCCTCTGGAAAAACTGGTGGAACAGGGCCTTTTCCGCGAAGACCTCTATTACCGCATCAACGTCTTTCCCCTTTTTCTGCCGCCCCTGCGGGAACGCAAAGACGACATTCTGCCCCTTGCGGAACACTTTCTGCACCTTTTCGCCCGCAGGCACGGCCGGGAAGCGCAGAGCCTTTCCCCCCAGGCGGCGGACGCGCTCACCGCATGGCGCTGGCCGGGCAACGTGCGCGAACTGCAGAACGTCATGGAACGCGCGGTGCTTCTCTGCGAAGGCGATACCGTGCACCCCTGCCACCTGCCCCGGGAACTGCGCTCCGGGGAGGCGGAACTCATTGCCGGAAGTCCGCACGCCGCGCCCCTCGGCTTTCACGAGGAAGTGGGCCTGCTTGAGAAAACCCGGCTGGAAGAGGCCCTCGCCCGTTCCGGCGGCAACATTCATCAGGCCGCGCGCGACATCGACATCACCTACCGCATCTTCTATTACAAAATGAAGAAATACGGCATCGACTACCGGCGCTTTCTTGCGCGCTGA
- a CDS encoding DnaJ family domain-containing protein, with protein MAENFLHFLANRAERRIQEAQKEGAFDHLPGEGRPLDLEDDSAVPQELRMAYKVLKNAGYLPPELADRKEINTILDLLEHCEDGAEKLRQMQKLDVILMRMKSRRSRSVAITENDPYYEKVVRRITLIRNGRR; from the coding sequence ATGGCGGAAAATTTCCTGCATTTTCTGGCGAACCGGGCGGAGCGTCGCATTCAGGAGGCGCAGAAGGAAGGCGCGTTCGACCATCTTCCCGGCGAGGGGCGGCCCCTTGACCTGGAAGACGATTCCGCCGTTCCCCAGGAACTGCGCATGGCCTACAAGGTGCTGAAGAACGCGGGCTATCTGCCGCCCGAACTTGCCGACCGCAAGGAAATAAACACCATACTCGACCTTCTCGAACACTGTGAGGACGGCGCGGAAAAACTGCGTCAGATGCAGAAGCTCGACGTCATCCTCATGCGCATGAAAAGCCGCCGTTCCCGTTCCGTTGCCATAACTGAGAATGATCCTTATTATGAAAAAGTGGTGCGCCGCATCACGCTTATCAGAAACGGACGGCGCTGA
- the uvrA gene encoding excinuclease ABC subunit UvrA — MNLPEKHAGPCIHIEGARQHNLKNVNVDIPRDQLVVVCGPSGSGKSTLAFDIVYAEGQRRYVESLSTYARMFLPKMDKPLVDKIEGLSPAISLEQQTTAHNPRSTVGTVTEVYDFLRVFFARLGKVYCPHCGAPIEARASDEIIADIMAMPEGERIMLMAPLVELQKGTHADRFKKLRAEGFVRVRVATLGEEAAIYNLDEVPALDKNKKHSIDLVVDRLVIKDDMRTRLADSVELALRHGKGRVIVSVPGKPDIVHSTESVCPACHVSAPVPSPQLFSFNSPQGACPQCLGIGTVVAFDESLIAPDETLSLKKGALAPFSSPYFMAKTGKALEALGERQGFTMDTPLKDFSAKARKALFNGEAGGITRTGSLRRNFMGGTSLNRDDAGESLSTSHWPGVMYLLEQRMKRGDAWSDILSRYSYEVECPTCHGTRLRKEALSVKVNGLTIEDFCNLSIERALAWVKGLSFTGRHALIAEPLIKELSFRLGFMVNVGLEYLTLGRSMATLSGGEAQRIRLASQLGSGLVGVTYVLDEPSIGLHPRDNERLIRTLRSLQRRGNTVLVVEHDEATICEADTVLEMGPGSGSQGGELVFAGTVKELIRHSDSLTARYLRGDLSIPVPETRRRSDKFLTLRGVTTNNLKNIDCAIPLGALTCVTGVSGSGKSSLVIDTLYRRVARHCGLRTEQPGPMKGVEGLEQIERIVSIDQTPIGRTPRSNPATYTKVFDDIRKIFAMTPDARKRGYTASRFSFNVPGGRCETCKGDGQIRVEMHFLPDIFVTCDVCKGRRFNRETLEVRYKDLNISEVLDLTVHEARDFFSSYPALERRLGVLEDVGLGYIRLGQAATTLSGGEAQRIKISRELGKKSLPRTLYILDEPTTGLHMHEVGKLISVLHRLVERGATVVVIEHNTDVIMAADHILDLGPGGGENGGTIIASGTPEEIMKNPASVTGTFLVEEHNRRREFLNRALREDDA, encoded by the coding sequence ATGAATCTGCCCGAAAAACATGCGGGCCCCTGCATCCATATCGAGGGCGCCCGTCAGCATAATCTTAAAAACGTGAACGTGGACATTCCGCGCGACCAGCTCGTGGTGGTGTGCGGGCCTTCCGGCTCCGGCAAGTCCACCCTGGCCTTCGACATCGTGTACGCCGAAGGCCAGCGCCGCTATGTGGAATCGCTCTCCACCTACGCGCGTATGTTCCTGCCCAAGATGGACAAGCCGCTGGTGGACAAGATAGAGGGGCTTTCCCCCGCCATATCGCTGGAGCAGCAGACCACGGCGCACAACCCCCGTTCCACCGTGGGCACGGTGACGGAAGTGTACGACTTTCTGCGCGTGTTCTTCGCCCGCCTCGGCAAGGTGTACTGCCCGCACTGCGGCGCGCCCATCGAGGCACGCGCCTCCGACGAAATCATTGCGGACATCATGGCCATGCCCGAGGGCGAACGCATCATGCTCATGGCTCCCCTGGTGGAACTTCAGAAGGGAACCCATGCCGACCGCTTCAAGAAGCTGCGGGCCGAGGGCTTCGTGCGCGTGCGCGTGGCCACGCTGGGAGAAGAGGCCGCAATATACAATCTCGACGAAGTTCCCGCTCTGGACAAGAACAAAAAGCACAGCATCGACCTTGTGGTGGACAGGCTCGTCATCAAGGACGACATGCGCACCCGCCTTGCCGACTCCGTGGAGCTGGCCCTGCGCCACGGCAAGGGAAGAGTCATCGTGAGCGTGCCGGGCAAGCCCGACATCGTGCATTCCACCGAATCGGTATGCCCCGCCTGCCATGTGAGCGCGCCCGTGCCCTCGCCGCAGCTTTTCTCCTTCAACAGCCCTCAGGGCGCGTGCCCCCAGTGCCTCGGCATAGGCACGGTGGTGGCCTTCGACGAATCCCTCATCGCTCCCGACGAAACGCTCTCGCTCAAAAAAGGAGCCCTCGCCCCCTTCTCCAGCCCCTATTTCATGGCCAAGACAGGCAAGGCGCTGGAAGCTCTCGGCGAACGGCAGGGCTTCACCATGGATACGCCCCTCAAGGACTTCTCCGCCAAGGCAAGAAAGGCGCTCTTCAACGGCGAGGCGGGCGGCATCACCCGCACGGGAAGCCTGCGCCGCAACTTCATGGGCGGCACGAGCCTGAACCGCGACGATGCGGGGGAAAGCCTCTCCACCTCCCACTGGCCGGGCGTCATGTATCTTCTGGAACAGCGCATGAAGCGGGGCGACGCCTGGAGCGACATTCTGAGCCGCTACAGCTACGAAGTGGAATGCCCCACCTGCCACGGCACAAGGCTCAGGAAGGAAGCGCTTTCCGTCAAAGTGAACGGCCTCACCATCGAGGACTTCTGCAACCTTTCCATCGAGCGCGCCCTTGCCTGGGTGAAGGGGCTTTCCTTCACGGGCCGCCACGCCCTTATTGCCGAGCCGCTCATCAAGGAACTTTCCTTCCGTCTCGGCTTCATGGTCAACGTGGGGCTGGAATACCTCACCCTCGGCCGTTCCATGGCCACGCTCTCCGGCGGCGAGGCCCAGCGCATACGCCTTGCCTCGCAGCTCGGTTCCGGCCTCGTGGGCGTGACCTATGTGCTGGACGAACCTTCCATAGGCCTGCACCCGCGCGACAACGAAAGGCTCATCCGCACCCTGCGCAGTCTCCAGAGGCGCGGCAACACCGTACTTGTGGTGGAACACGACGAAGCCACCATCTGCGAGGCGGATACCGTGCTGGAAATGGGCCCGGGTTCCGGCTCTCAGGGCGGGGAACTCGTGTTCGCGGGCACGGTGAAGGAACTCATCCGCCATTCCGATTCCCTCACCGCGCGCTACCTGCGCGGCGATCTTTCCATTCCCGTGCCGGAAACGCGCCGCCGCTCCGACAAGTTCCTCACCCTGCGCGGCGTGACCACCAACAACCTCAAGAACATCGACTGCGCCATTCCCCTGGGCGCGCTCACCTGCGTCACCGGCGTTTCCGGTTCGGGCAAAAGCTCCCTCGTCATCGACACGCTCTACCGCCGCGTGGCGCGGCACTGCGGCCTGCGTACCGAACAGCCCGGCCCCATGAAGGGCGTGGAGGGTCTTGAACAGATAGAACGCATCGTATCCATCGACCAGACGCCCATCGGCCGCACGCCCCGTTCCAACCCCGCCACCTACACCAAGGTGTTCGACGACATCCGCAAGATCTTCGCCATGACGCCGGACGCAAGAAAGCGCGGCTACACCGCCAGCCGCTTCAGCTTCAACGTGCCGGGCGGCAGGTGCGAAACCTGCAAGGGCGACGGGCAGATCCGCGTGGAAATGCACTTTCTGCCCGACATCTTCGTCACCTGCGACGTGTGCAAGGGCCGCCGCTTCAACCGCGAAACGCTGGAAGTGCGCTACAAGGATCTGAACATCTCCGAAGTGCTCGACCTCACCGTGCACGAAGCGCGGGACTTCTTCTCCAGCTATCCCGCTCTGGAACGCAGGCTCGGAGTGCTGGAAGACGTGGGCCTCGGCTACATACGCCTCGGTCAGGCGGCCACCACTCTTTCCGGCGGCGAGGCGCAGCGCATCAAAATCTCGCGCGAGCTCGGCAAAAAATCCCTGCCGCGCACGCTCTACATTCTCGACGAACCCACCACGGGCCTGCACATGCACGAGGTGGGCAAGCTCATCAGCGTGCTGCACCGCCTGGTGGAACGCGGAGCCACGGTGGTGGTCATCGAACACAATACCGACGTCATCATGGCGGCCGACCATATTCTGGACCTCGGCCCCGGCGGCGGCGAAAACGGCGGCACCATCATCGCATCCGGCACGCCCGAGGAAATCATGAAGAATCCCGCCTCCGTGACGGGAACCTTCCTGGTGGAGGAACACAACAGACGCCGCGAATTTCTGAACCGCGCGCTCAGGGAGGACGACGCATGA
- a CDS encoding DUF4139 domain-containing protein, protein MKKALSLLALISLALPLQSQAKPVSVTMYPQGAMVTEEEVFRPGQGRIILSLPAGADAESLSVSLSAGTVQESRMRIRNTPSPAMKKLQKERDEVQSGLARVAAERENISFERLFWAEPPVTVEGKNKKELHRQAKETQERLAAIADRDVALDSRQRELERRLRVLESRMESLGRHNDAVQECVLVLEGEEPVTVRWTYFLAGASWQPRYRVLAGEKDQKARVLMDAVLRQTSGADWKGVNVTLSGADTSGRVSPPALPDWIIKDTLPVMRSANLMAAKAVADAAPVQEYAAGTLWNLGKVDVPAEGSLTRPVSSHEFSASFFRLARPALEEKAWIAAEIRDDVIPVLPAGQALFLVDGVENARGVFSLEPGRKELFFGVDQLVSASERNLPVSAAPATDEGMIVRRWKKSVDIRNGHDRSVTVRVEAASPIVRDASTKVAFTAEPEAKAGEDGALRFWNLEVPAKKSAGIVYEVTVTEPDDKASAGNERN, encoded by the coding sequence ATGAAAAAGGCCCTTTCCCTCCTCGCTCTTATCTCCCTTGCCCTGCCCCTTCAAAGTCAGGCGAAGCCCGTTTCCGTCACGATGTACCCGCAGGGAGCCATGGTGACGGAAGAGGAAGTCTTCCGGCCCGGACAGGGCCGCATCATCCTTTCTCTGCCCGCCGGAGCGGATGCGGAAAGCCTTTCCGTCTCCCTTTCCGCAGGCACGGTGCAGGAATCGCGCATGAGGATCCGGAACACGCCCTCCCCTGCCATGAAAAAGCTGCAGAAGGAACGGGACGAAGTGCAAAGCGGCCTTGCCCGCGTGGCGGCCGAACGCGAAAATATCTCCTTTGAACGCCTTTTCTGGGCCGAGCCGCCCGTCACTGTTGAAGGAAAGAACAAGAAGGAACTGCACAGGCAGGCGAAGGAAACGCAGGAGCGCCTTGCCGCCATCGCCGACCGGGACGTTGCGCTCGATTCCCGCCAGAGAGAGCTGGAACGGCGCCTGCGGGTACTGGAATCGCGCATGGAGAGCCTCGGCAGGCACAACGACGCCGTGCAGGAATGCGTTCTTGTTCTCGAAGGCGAAGAACCGGTGACGGTACGCTGGACCTATTTTCTGGCCGGAGCCTCCTGGCAGCCCCGCTACCGCGTGCTGGCCGGAGAAAAGGATCAGAAGGCCCGTGTGCTTATGGACGCCGTGCTGCGCCAGACAAGCGGCGCGGACTGGAAAGGCGTGAACGTCACTCTTTCCGGCGCCGATACGTCCGGCAGGGTCAGCCCCCCGGCGCTGCCCGACTGGATCATCAAAGATACGCTGCCCGTCATGCGCTCGGCCAACCTCATGGCGGCCAAGGCCGTTGCCGATGCCGCGCCCGTGCAGGAATACGCCGCCGGAACATTGTGGAATCTCGGCAAGGTGGACGTGCCCGCCGAAGGGAGCCTCACGCGGCCCGTATCCTCCCACGAGTTTTCCGCCTCCTTCTTCCGCCTCGCCCGCCCGGCGCTGGAGGAAAAGGCATGGATTGCGGCCGAAATCAGGGACGACGTCATACCGGTACTGCCCGCAGGGCAGGCCCTGTTCCTCGTGGACGGCGTGGAAAACGCACGCGGCGTCTTCAGCCTCGAACCGGGACGGAAGGAGCTTTTCTTCGGCGTGGATCAGCTTGTGAGCGCCTCGGAACGGAATCTCCCCGTTTCCGCGGCTCCTGCAACGGACGAGGGCATGATCGTCCGGCGGTGGAAAAAGAGCGTGGACATCCGCAACGGGCACGACAGATCCGTGACCGTGCGCGTGGAGGCGGCATCGCCCATCGTGCGCGACGCGTCCACGAAGGTCGCCTTCACGGCGGAACCGGAAGCGAAGGCAGGGGAAGACGGAGCGCTCCGTTTCTGGAACCTCGAGGTCCCGGCAAAAAAGAGCGCCGGCATCGTGTACGAAGTGACCGTGACGGAACCCGACGACAAAGCCTCCGCCGGCAACGAAAGGAACTGA